A genomic window from Lotus japonicus ecotype B-129 chromosome 1, LjGifu_v1.2 includes:
- the LOC130734225 gene encoding nodulin-26-like, translated as MADSLSVNVESIANLELRAKQPLRTTHEAEHSGTESLISSIQKAMAELFGTYILIFAGCGAALVKESLPLTIIGIATVSGLALTVATYSFGHISGGHFNPAVTIALAASRKFQLKLVPTYVLCQLMGAILATVTLKVLYHDKVDIGVTVTQYLSSTSDLEALVWEFIITSILMFTICGAATDHRGSKDLTGVAIGIAVMISAIIAGPITGASMNPARSLAPAIVSGDYKNIWVYIVGPTLGAVCASVLYTFLRVAKPVKPEPFHMCSHNPLTL; from the exons ATGGCTGATTCATTATCAGTTAATGTGGAATCTATAGCTAATCTTGAATTGCGTGCTAAACAACCACTTAGAACTACCCATGAGGCTGAACACTCTGGAACAGAATCACTCATTTCCAGCATCCAAAAG GCTATGGCTGAGTTATTTGGTACATACATTCTTATATTTGCTGGGTGTGGTGCTGCTCTTGTAAAAGAGAGTCTGCCACTCACAATAATAGGCATAGCAACCGTTTCAGGACTAGCTTTGACGGTGGCTACTTATTCATTTGGTCATATCTCAGGTGGCCATTTCAATCCTGCAGTTACAATTGCCTTGGCTGCATCCCGGAAATTTCAATTGAAATTG GTGCCTACATATGTGTTGTGTCAGTTGATGGGTGCCATACTGGCCACTGTGACACTCAAAGTGCTGTATCATGACAAGGTGGACATTGGAGTGACAGTGACTCAATACTTAAGCTCAACTTCTGATCTTGAAGCATTGGTTTGGGAATTCATAATCACTTCCATACTCATGTTCACTATTTGCGGTGCTGCAACTGATCACAGAGGG AGCAAAGATCTCACTGGGGTTGCAATTGGCATTGCAGTTATGATTAGCGCCATCATTGCCGG GCCTATTACTGGAGCTTCCATGAATCCTGCAAGGAGCTTAGCGCCTGCTATTGTATCTGGTGATTACAAAAACATTTGGGTTTATATCGTGGGCCCTACTCTAGGAGCAGTCTGTGCAAGTGTTCTTTACACCTTTCTAAGAGTAGCCAAACCAGTGAAACCTGAGCCATTTCATATGTGCAGTCATAATCCTTTAACTTTGTGA
- the LOC130734224 gene encoding cryptochrome-1-like: MSGGGACSIVWFRRDLRVEDNPALAAGVRAGAVVAVFIWAPEEEGQYYPGRVSRWWLKNSLATLDSSLRSLGTPLITKRSTDSVSSLLEVVKSTGATQIFFNHLYDPLSLVRDHRAKEVLTAQGITVRSFNSDLLYEPWDVNDANGQPFTTFDAFWERCLTMPYDPQAPLLPPKRIIPGDASRCPSDTLVFEDESEKASNALLARAWSPGWSNADKALTAFINGPLIEYSKNRRKADSATTSFLSPHLHFGEVSVKKVFHLVRIKQVLWANEGNIAGEESVNLFLKSIGLREYSRYISFNHPYSHERPLLGHLKFFPWVVNEGYFKAWRQGRTGYPLVDAGMRELWATGWLHDRIRVVVSSFFVKVLQLPWRWGMKYFWDTLLDADLESDALGWQYISGTIPDGRELDRIDNPQFEGYKCDPNGEYVRRWLPELSRLPTEWIHHPWNAPESVLQAAGIELGSNYPLPIVGIDAAKARLQEALLQMWQQEAASRAAMENGTEEGLGDSSESAPIAFPQDMIMEEERHEPVRNNPPHGTRRYQDQMVPSITSSHVRVEEEEIASDLRNSAQDNRAEVPMNVNTQQNAREAVNQGVLQTINRNNTQLQHNNTVWLRNAAEDSTAESSSSTRRERDGGVVPVWSPPASSFSEQFVDDENGIGASSSYLQRHPQSHQMMNWTRLPQTG; encoded by the exons ATGTCAGGTGGAGGAGCATGCAGCATAGTTTGGTTCAGGAGGGATCTGAGGGTTGAGGATAATCCAGCACTTGCAGCAGGAGTCAGAGCAGGAGCTGTGGTTGCTGTTTTCATCTGGGCACCTGAAGAAGAGGGTCAGTACTACCCTGGAAGGGTCTCAAGGTGGTGGCTCAAGAACAGTTTGGCTACCCTTGATTCTTCTTTGAGAAGCCTTGGCACCCCTCTTATAACTAAGAGATCAACTGATAGTGTTTCTTCTTTGTTGGAGGTTGTTAAGTCCACTGGAGCCACTCAAATCTTTTTCAACCATTTATATG ATCCATTGTCACTAGTTAGGGATCACAGAGCAAAGGAGGTTCTGACTGCTCAAGGCATCACCGTACGTTCCTTCAATTCAGATTTATTGTATGAGCCATGGGATGTGAATGATGCTAATGGCCAACCATTCACAACTTTTGATGCTTTTTGGGAAAGATGCCTTACCATGCCTTATGACCCACAAGCACCTCTTCTTCCACCTAAAAGGATTATTCCAG GTGATGCATCAAGGTGCCCTTCTGATACATTGGTGTTTGAAGATGAATCAGAGAAAGCAAGCAATGCGCTTCTTGCTCGAGCATGGTCACCCGGGTGGAGCAATGCAGACAAGGCTTTGACAGCATTTATAAACGGTCCCCTAATTGAGTACTCGAAGAATCGCAGGAAGGCTGACAGTGCCACAACCTCATTCCTCTCCCCGCATTTGCATTTTGGCGAGGTGAGCGTCAAGAAAGTTTTCCATCTTGTCCGAATTAAGCAAGTCCTTTGGGCCAACGAAGGAAACATAGCTGGTGAAGAAAGTGTGAACTTGTTTCTCAAGTCTATTGGCCTTAGAGAGTATTCAAGGTACATCAGTTTCAACCACCCTTATAGTCATGAAAGGCCTCTTCTAGGACACCTTAAGTTTTTCCCTTGGGTAGTGAATGAAGGCTATTTCAAGGCTTGGAGACAAGGCAGAACAGGTTACCCTTTGGTGGATGCTGGAATGAGAGAGTTGTGGGCTACTGGTTGGTTGCATGATCGGATACGCGTGGTGGTTTCTAGTTTCTTTGTGAAGGTTCTGCAGCTTCCTTGGAGATGGGGAATGAAGTATTTCTGGGATACCCTTTTGGATGCGGATCTTGAGAGTGATGCTCTTGGTTGGCAATATATATCTGGCACTATACCTGATGGCCGTGAACTTGACCGAATAGATAATCCACAG TTTGAGGGGTACAAATGTGATCCAAATGGCGAATATGTACGACGCTGGCTACCTGAACTTTCAAGACTACCAACTGAATGGATACATCATCCATGGAATGCACCAGAGTCTGTATTGCAAGCCGCCGGAATTGAACTTGGGTCAAACTACCCTCTTCCAATTGTTGGAATAGATGCAGCAAAAGCAAGATTGCAGGAAGCACTGTTACAAATGTGGCAACAAGAAGCAGCTTCAAGAGCTGCAATGGAAAACGGAACCGAGGAAGGGCTTGGAGACTCCTCTGAATCAGCCCCTATTGCTTTTCCTCAAGACATGATAATGGAGGAGGAAAGACATGAACCTGTTAGGAACAATCCCCCTCATGGTACTCGACGCTACCAGGATCAGATGGTGCCAAGCATCACTTCTTCCCATGTgagagtggaagaggaagaaattgCTTCAGATCTTCGAAACTCAGCACAAGACAACAGAGCTGAAGTGCCAATGAATGTAAACACACAGCAAAATGCAAGAGAGGCAGTGAACCAAGGAGTGTTGCAGACTATAAATAGAAACAACACTCAACTACAGCACAATAACACAGTGTGGCTGAGAAATGCGGCCGAAGATTCTACCGCAGAATCTTCAAGTAGTACTAGGAGAGAAAGAGATGGGGGTGTTGTCCCGGTGTGGTCTCCCCCAGCTTCTAGTTTCTCAGAGCAATTTGTAGATGATGAAAATGGTATAGGAGCTAGTTCATCCTACTTGCAGAGGCATCCTCAGTCTCACCAAATGATGAATTGGACTAGGCTACCTCAAACTGG GTAA